In one window of Lynx canadensis isolate LIC74 chromosome B3, mLynCan4.pri.v2, whole genome shotgun sequence DNA:
- the LOC115517072 gene encoding LOW QUALITY PROTEIN: SIN3-HDAC complex-associated factor-like (The sequence of the model RefSeq protein was modified relative to this genomic sequence to represent the inferred CDS: deleted 3 bases in 2 codons), whose protein sequence is MHLHVHITKPHTICLDKTVEEKGAIGRGAGGLAWPALQTSGTLLCIEQLILEDYCPEEKLFGFHKPKMYQSIHGCCICRAKSSSSRFTDSKRYEKDFQSCFGLHETCSGDICNACVLLVKRRKKLPAGLKKKNKKNWNHVVDARAGPSLKTTLKPKKVKTLSGNRIKSNQISKLQKEFKCHNSDAHSTTSSAFPAQSPCYSNKSDGGSDTEMASGSNRTLVFFSFLGLTYWKRQKIRCRIIYKGRFGEVLIDTHLFKPCCSNKKAAAEKPEEQGPEPLPISTQEW, encoded by the exons atgcatCTTCATGTTCACATCACCAAGCCAcat ACCATCTGTCTAGACAAGACAGTTGAGGAGAAGGGAGCAAttggaaggggggcgggggggctagCTTGGCCTGCACTCCAGACCTCAGGAACGTTATTGTGCATTGAACAGCTGATTTTGGAAGACTATTGCCCAGAAGAAAAGTTGTTTGGTTTTCACAAGCCAAAGATGTACCAAAGTATACACGGCTGCTGTATTTGCAGAGCTAAGTCCTCCAGTTCTCGATTCACTGACAGTAAACGCTATGAAAAGGACTTCCAGAGCTGTTTTGGGTTGCATGAGACTTGTTCAGGAGACATCTGTAATGCCTGTGTCCTGCTTGTGAAAAGACGGAAGAAATTGCcagcaggattaaaaaaaaaa aacaaaaaaaactggaatCATGTGGTAGATGCAAGGGCAGGACCCAGT TTGAAGACAACATTGAaaccaaagaaagtgaaaactctATCTGGAAACAGGATAAAAAGCAACCAGATCAGTAAACTACAGAAGGAATTTAAATGTCACAATTCTGATGCTCACAGTACCACCTCAAGTGCCTTTCCAGCTCAGTCTCCTTGTTACAGTAACAAGTCAGATGGTGGCTCAGATACAGAGATGGCTTCTGGCTCTAACAGAAcgctagtttttttttcctttttaggtcTCACATactggaaaagacagaaaatacgtTGCCGGATTATCTATAAAGGCCGTTTTGGAGAAGTTCTCATTGACACACATCTATTCAAGCCTTGCTGCAGCAATAAGAAAGCAGCTGCTGAGAAGCCGGAGGAGCAGGGGCCAGAGCCTCTGCCCATCTCCACTCAGGAGTGGTGA